Proteins encoded within one genomic window of Bacteroidota bacterium:
- a CDS encoding thioesterase family protein: MIERKNFTKFEIRVGDINYGGHMGNDKALLLFHDARIRFLNEIACTEKDIGNGTGIIMTEAHVYFLKEIFLHDILLASVSVSDVSTAAFVVNYSFTRESDGKEVLKGSTKILAYDYQRQKVTRIPEGLAEIFVK; this comes from the coding sequence ATGATTGAACGCAAAAACTTTACAAAATTCGAGATCCGTGTAGGCGATATCAATTACGGCGGACATATGGGCAACGATAAGGCCCTGCTTCTTTTTCACGATGCAAGGATACGCTTCCTGAATGAAATCGCTTGCACAGAAAAGGATATCGGTAACGGTACCGGGATCATCATGACGGAAGCCCATGTATATTTTCTGAAAGAAATATTCCTCCATGATATTCTGTTAGCCAGCGTTTCTGTTTCTGATGTTTCCACCGCGGCTTTCGTAGTAAATTATTCTTTCACCAGGGAAAGCGATGGTAAGGAAGTCCTGAAAGGCTCCACGAAAATCCTGGCTTATGATTACCAGAGGCAGAAAGTGACGAGGATACCGGAAGGATTGGCAGAAATATTCGTAAAGTAA